AAAGTTTCGCATCAAGGCGGCGTATCAGTACCAATTTGGAAAAAATGAATTGATAGATACTTCACAAGCAGCGGTTACGAATGAACTGAAGCTGCAAGGGCAGTATGGTCAGCCGAGCAAGGGTTTGGTGCGTTTTGATGTGAGTTGGGTGAATATTGACTATCAGGTGGCAAACTTCAATTCACCCGTGGCGTACAATTTGCTCAATGGGTTGCAGCCAAACGCCAACTATATTTGGCGCACGACTTATACGACTCGATTGAAGGGGAATATCCAATTGGAGCTTAGGTATGAGGGGCGCAAGAGTGGGGAGAGTCGGACGGTGCATAAGGGCGGGGCGACGATGCGGGCTTTGTTTTAGAGTGTGGTGGTTTTTTGAACATGAACTTGTAGATGTAAAGGAACTTTCTTGTGTTGGATTTGGCTTGTGTGGGCTTTGTTTTAGGCAAAATGATTGAATTCACGCTTTGTCCAGTTTTCAATTACAATATCATTGATTCTGGAAAAGTGTTTTTCATTTCTCGTGACGATAACCATATTGTGAGCGACAACAGAAGTAGCAATCAATAGGTCGAAATCTGGAATCAGTTGCCCTAAGCGTTGAAGTCTAACTTTTTCAGCAGCGTATTTTTCTATACTATCAGAAATAGGAATTACATTGA
The Chitinophagales bacterium genome window above contains:
- a CDS encoding type II toxin-antitoxin system VapC family toxin; this translates as MSKYLIDTDICIAFLKDKFNIKRKIKSVGISNCYISEITIAELTYGAYKSSNFEKHISEVVRMKNLFNVIPISDSIEKYAAEKVRLQRLGQLIPDFDLLIATSVVAHNMVIVTRNEKHFSRINDIVIENWTKREFNHFA